The Methylomonas sp. UP202 DNA window AAGTTTGCCGGACCGCACCGAGTACCGACTCCAAAAGCGCTAGGTCTCGGATGCCTAAAGTGCCGCCGAAGCGCGCTATCTGCAGACTATGTATCTGCAATGCCAGTGATTTCGAGATGAAAAACAACTCGGCCATTTATTGGGCCAGTTTGGCGAACGCGTCGGCGTACCGGTCCATTAGTTGTTGATGAATGGTCAGAGCTTTGTAGTCGTTCACTGCCTGCTTGGGCTGTTGAGCCTTTTGTTTTTCGTCCAGAAACAGTACGAAATCGAGTACCTCGGCTTGCAGGCAGGGTTCAAGATTCACGAGGTGTTGCTGGATTTCTTCGTGTAATTGCATCAGGGCTTCCGCTGAAATTTCGTAAAATCCTCAAAGGAGTGAGCGCGAAGTATAGGGCGTGGCGAAATCGCTATTCCTAAAAATATCCCAATTCGCTGAGCGTTTTGGCGTCCAAAAAACTTGGGTAGGAAACAATTCGGCTGTCTGAGCGCGGTATTGCTATTAGGCATGCGATTCGGTGTCTTTCTGCACAATATCCTTTATATACTCATTCAGGGATTTGCCGATTTCGCTGGCCCTTTTGCTGGCTTTTTCGTGGAGTTCCTGGCCGATTCTGACATTGAAGGAGCCTTTGAACGGCTTTTTAGGCGGTTTATTTTGCTGTTTGCAGTGCTCCAGATAATCGTCTACCGAGGCTTTAAAATTTTGCTCCAGTTCATCTACGGTGTTGCCTTCGTAGAGAATTAGATCGGTAATGTTAAGCAATTTGCCGTAGAGGCATTTATCCTGAATGCTGGTTTCAACCGAGCCTTGATAGCCCTTGTAGCTAAAGCAATTCATCTTTTAACCTCGCTAAAATTTCTTTTCGAACATAGTGCTTGATCGATTTGTCGGGATGGGGTTTGTGGATGCTGACGGTTAATTCCGGTTTGTAGAATTTAACCCGCGACCCGTCGCCTTCCTGTTTTTCAAAGCCCAGTAGCAGCATCATTCTTTCCAATTCCTGCCAAGTGAATTCGGAATCAGATTTGAATTTCTCAATCAGCTTTTGCTTTTTGCTCACGCCGCTTTATTCTATGGCAACTAAAAAACAGTCGCAACGCTTAGGTCCGGTTCTAAAAATAACCTTCCCGCTTCTTCTGCTCCATCGACCCCGCCTGATCGTGGTCGATCAAGCGGCCTTGGCGCTCGGAGGTGGTGGTCAGCAACATTTCCTGAATGATTTCCGGCAAAGTGGTGGCTGTGGACTCGACTGCGCCTGTCAAGGGGTAGCAACCCAGGGTACGGAAGCGCACCATTTTCATTTCAACCTTATCGTTCGGGCCAATCGGCATTCTGTCGTCGTCGACCATGATCAGCATGCCGTCTTTTTCGACCACTGGCCGTTCTTTGGCAAAGTACAGCGGCACGATGGGGATGTTCTCCAAATGAATGTATTGCCAGATGTCCAGCTCGGTCCAGTTGGACAGCGGGAACACGCGGATGGATTCGCCTTTATCGACTTTGCCGTTATAGATGTTCCAGAGTTCCGGGCGCTGGTTTTTCGGGTCCCAGCGGTGGTTCTTGTCGCGGAACGAATACACCCGCTCCTTAGCGCGGGATTTTTCCTCGTCGCGGCGCGCACCGCCGAAAGCCGCATCGAATTGGTATTTGTTCAAGGCTTGTTTCAAACCGTCGGTTTTCATTACGTCGGTATGTTTTTTACTGCCGTGGGTGAAGGGGCCGATGCCTTGGGCGACGCCTTCTTCGTTAATATGCACCAACAAATCCCAACCCAGGTCCTTGGCCATCCGGTCGCGGAATTCGATCATTTCGCGGAATTTCCAGGTGGTGTCCACGTGCAACAACGGGAACGGCGGCTTGCCGGGGAAAAAGGCCTTGCGGGTCAAGTGCAGCATCACGGCGGAATCCTTGCCTATCGAATACAGCATCACCGGTTTTTCGAATTCGGCCGCCACTTCGCGGATGATGTGGATGCTTTCAGCTTCGAGCTGTTTGAGATGGGTCAGTTTATAATCGGTCATCAAATCTCGGGGCGCGGGGCCAATAGAAGTCAGGTGTCGGCGGGTATTTTACGGACAAACCCCTAGCGACGCCATCGACAAAGCTTATGAGACACTACCACGGCTTGGAAACCCTTCTGGAGCAACTCCCCGGTCGGCCGACCACCGCGCGGCTGGCCGAAGCCTTACTAGCGGATTTGCAAACCTGCCGCTGCACGATTTACGGCTGTATCGGCGACGACGACCGCATTGTTCTGGCGGAACTGACATTGGTGACCGATAGCTTGGCTTACGATTCATTCGACCGGCGTATCGATCTCAGCGTGGCCGGCCCCATTCTGCGCGCCGATTGCGTACCGTTGACCTTCCGGCTGTTCGGCCGGCAATTCGCGATCACCGGTCGTTGTTCGGCCTTGCCGCACGTCTGCGGCCGGGATTTGTATCTGAGCGCTTACAGCGGCCGAATCGGCGACGTGGTTCGGCAACGCTTCGCGATACCGCTGAAATCCTTAATGAACTGATCGCCGCCGCAAGCGCCGGATTTCCTCGGTATTCCGGCTAAAGTGGGGTACGATGGCGCTATGCCCCCGGACTAGACGTCGGGCCTTCCCTGGCGGTTTGCGCCAACGATGGAGTGGAACCCCGATGAAACACTACGACCGCAGCCGCAAATTATGCGAA harbors:
- a CDS encoding type II toxin-antitoxin system HicB family antitoxin; the protein is MNCFSYKGYQGSVETSIQDKCLYGKLLNITDLILYEGNTVDELEQNFKASVDDYLEHCKQQNKPPKKPFKGSFNVRIGQELHEKASKRASEIGKSLNEYIKDIVQKDTESHA
- a CDS encoding type II toxin-antitoxin system HicA family toxin — encoded protein: MSKKQKLIEKFKSDSEFTWQELERMMLLLGFEKQEGDGSRVKFYKPELTVSIHKPHPDKSIKHYVRKEILARLKDELL
- the cysD gene encoding sulfate adenylyltransferase subunit CysD, whose translation is MTDYKLTHLKQLEAESIHIIREVAAEFEKPVMLYSIGKDSAVMLHLTRKAFFPGKPPFPLLHVDTTWKFREMIEFRDRMAKDLGWDLLVHINEEGVAQGIGPFTHGSKKHTDVMKTDGLKQALNKYQFDAAFGGARRDEEKSRAKERVYSFRDKNHRWDPKNQRPELWNIYNGKVDKGESIRVFPLSNWTELDIWQYIHLENIPIVPLYFAKERPVVEKDGMLIMVDDDRMPIGPNDKVEMKMVRFRTLGCYPLTGAVESTATTLPEIIQEMLLTTTSERQGRLIDHDQAGSMEQKKREGYF